DNA from Desulfitobacterium chlororespirans DSM 11544:
TTGATCATAAAAACGTTTGCTACTTTGAAGAGATGGGGTTTCTTAAATTTATCTTTACCCAGCCGGCCAGGGAGCTGGAGGAATTCAGCCAACGGGTTCTCGGTCCTCTGCTTGAATACGACCAGGCTGAAAATACAGGATTGCTGGACAGCCTCAGGGTATTTATCGAGTATAAATGTCAGATTGCCGAATGTTCTAAAGCTCTCTACGTTCATGAAAATACCCTGCGCAACCGCATTAAAAAAATCGAACAGGTAACAGGCTTCGACCTGCGCCGAGTCGATCATATGGTCAATGTCTATATTGCCTTACAAGTATTAAACTTGGGGAAAGATGATTAACCTAACCAATCATTAATATTGAAAACCAGATCTTTATTCCTTATAAAGATCTGGTTTTGATCAGGATAGGTTACTATATCCTCTTTTTTCACGAGTTCCTGCATCAAGTATCTGCAATATATCCAACCATTGTCAATGATTTGATAAGACGGGCAGGTCTTGAAGATACTGATGCTTATTGTGGAGCTGCTGTGTTTTTGCCGGCAATCCTGCCAAAGACGGATGCTTCACCTAGATTGCCTCCGCCATTGTACATATCAGGCCACATGGCGCCGCACTCACCGCAGCTATACAGGTGGGGGATGGGATTTCCATCCAGGTCAAGGACTTCTGCTTTGCTGTTTCTTTCCGGCCCGCCCTGAGTATTATACATGGTGGGACCCAGCTTCATAGCGTAATAAGGAGCGGCGGCCACCGGAAGCAGTGAGGCTCCGCTGCGGCCGAACAGGGCGTCGGCTCCCTTGGTGCAGCTGGCATTCCATTCAGCCAAGGTCTCTTGAAGGGTTTTGGCATCCAATTGGCAAGCCTTAGCCAGATCTTCCACCGTGTCGGCCTTGATAATCCAGCCTTTGGCGATTTCCTCCGCATTGCCGGCACTGAATGAACTGACCAGTTTGTTGGCGGCAACCTGGGTGCTGTCCACAATATACCAGGTAGGCAGGGGAACCGGCATGTTCACCCAACGTCCGCCAATATTGATCCTGCCGTGGCGGTTGGTCTGCGCTTCATTCATAAAGCGTCTGGCATTGGGTCCGACCATAATGCCTTTCTGGGGGCTTACCGTTTTACAGCGCTTGGCGTCAGGGGGCATGAATCCCCACAACCAGCCGGCGCAGTTGCTCATATGCCAAAGCTTGGCTTTAACCTCCTGGGCCATTTTTATCCCATCCCCAGTATTATAAAGGGCTCCATAAGGGTAAAAGTAGGGTTGCTGAGTAAAGTTGGCCAGCATCTCTTCATTATTCTCAAAACCGCCGCAAGCCAGCACCACACCGTTTTTGGCCCGCACATTAAGGACTTTGCCGCTTTTAACAACCTGAACGCCCAAAATCGTCCTGGTCTCAGGGTCCTGAATCAGATGAGAGCCGGGTGAATCATACCAGACCTCGATCTTGTCAGCCCGCTTATCCACATTATCATGGAGCAGTTTATAGAAGGCACCGTCGAAGTTTTTGCCGCTGACCAGCCAGCAGATGCAATGGTCGCTGCCGGGCAATTCCGGATATTCATTCCAAATCCACGGCTTGCCTGATCCGCCCATTCCTTTATCCAGTACATCAGCATCTGCCCCAAGGCTGATCAGCCACTCACGATTTTCCTTAGCGCCATCGGCGAAAGCCCGTATGAGCTCATCGGAAATGGTGTGGGTGAACAGGCCGCTCATGGCTTTCACATACTTAAACAGCTCATCGGCATTGTCCGTGCCCATAATGCCTTGGCCGGAATACTTGGTATTTCCCCCTTCCTCTCCTTGGGCTGCCTTTTCAATCAGAAGGACCTTAGCCCCTCCATCGGCAGCAGTGATGGCAGTGGCTGCTCCCCCTGCACCGAAACCGATAACGACCACATCTGTCTCATGATCCCAGGATTGCGACGGGGCGCCATTATTGCCGGCCGAGGCGGGCTCAGAGTTGCAGCCCGTCAAGAAGGTGGCTCCA
Protein-coding regions in this window:
- a CDS encoding FAD-dependent oxidoreductase; its protein translation is MSDTKKETESKRFSRRDFIRNTGLLAGSAALGATFLTGCNSEPASAGNNGAPSQSWDHETDVVVIGFGAGGAATAITAADGGAKVLLIEKAAQGEEGGNTKYSGQGIMGTDNADELFKYVKAMSGLFTHTISDELIRAFADGAKENREWLISLGADADVLDKGMGGSGKPWIWNEYPELPGSDHCICWLVSGKNFDGAFYKLLHDNVDKRADKIEVWYDSPGSHLIQDPETRTILGVQVVKSGKVLNVRAKNGVVLACGGFENNEEMLANFTQQPYFYPYGALYNTGDGIKMAQEVKAKLWHMSNCAGWLWGFMPPDAKRCKTVSPQKGIMVGPNARRFMNEAQTNRHGRINIGGRWVNMPVPLPTWYIVDSTQVAANKLVSSFSAGNAEEIAKGWIIKADTVEDLAKACQLDAKTLQETLAEWNASCTKGADALFGRSGASLLPVAAAPYYAMKLGPTMYNTQGGPERNSKAEVLDLDGNPIPHLYSCGECGAMWPDMYNGGGNLGEASVFGRIAGKNTAAPQ